In the genome of Myroides phaeus, one region contains:
- the gltX gene encoding glutamate--tRNA ligase, with protein sequence MANQVRVRFAPSPTGPLHIGGVRTALFNYLFAKKNNGVFYIRIEDTDQNRFVPGAEAYILEALEWLGISPDETIGKNEKFGPYRQSERKELYEQYANQLIANGWAYYAFDSAEDLDALRKQAESEGKTFIYNHSNREQLKTSLNLSKEEVDSLIANGEPFVIRFKTPVGETLELNDLIRGDIKFETSLLDDKVLYKSDGMPTYHLANIVDDHLMETSHVIRGEEWLPSLPLHELLYKAFGWEAPKFAHLPLILKPVGNGKLSKRDGDKLGFPVFPLDWVDPVSGEKSSGYREKGFYPETVINFLALLGWNDGTDQEIFSLAELVEKFDLNRVHKAGAKFDPEKNKWFNQHYLKLQENTDLADAYSVILTEKGIQAEKEYVTKVVSMIKERAIFVTDFYELSDFFFVAPTEYDAKALKNWKEDTSSIMMNVAEVIEGINDFDAKSIETEVKDWITKQEIGMGKVMQPLRLSLVGAVKGPDLFEIIEMIGKAETIKRIQTAVQKNA encoded by the coding sequence ATGGCTAATCAAGTTCGCGTGCGTTTTGCACCAAGTCCTACAGGACCATTACATATTGGTGGAGTAAGAACAGCATTGTTTAATTATTTATTTGCTAAAAAAAACAATGGAGTTTTTTATATCAGAATTGAGGATACAGATCAAAATAGATTTGTTCCAGGAGCTGAAGCATATATCCTTGAAGCATTAGAATGGCTTGGGATTTCTCCAGATGAAACTATAGGGAAAAATGAAAAATTTGGACCATATAGACAAAGTGAGCGTAAAGAATTATATGAACAATATGCAAACCAATTAATTGCTAATGGATGGGCATACTATGCGTTTGATTCAGCAGAAGATTTAGATGCTTTACGTAAACAAGCAGAAAGTGAAGGAAAGACTTTTATCTATAATCATAGTAATCGTGAGCAATTAAAAACTTCTTTAAACTTAAGTAAAGAAGAAGTAGATAGTTTAATAGCAAATGGAGAACCTTTTGTTATTCGTTTTAAAACTCCTGTTGGTGAGACTTTAGAATTAAACGATTTAATCCGTGGGGATATCAAGTTTGAAACGAGTTTATTAGATGACAAAGTTTTATATAAAAGCGATGGAATGCCTACATATCACTTAGCAAATATTGTGGATGATCATTTAATGGAAACATCTCATGTTATTCGCGGTGAAGAATGGTTACCTTCTCTTCCACTTCACGAGTTATTATACAAAGCGTTTGGTTGGGAAGCTCCTAAATTTGCGCACTTACCATTGATTTTAAAACCAGTTGGTAATGGTAAATTGTCTAAACGTGATGGTGATAAATTAGGTTTCCCTGTATTCCCTCTTGATTGGGTTGATCCTGTGTCAGGAGAAAAATCATCTGGGTATAGAGAAAAAGGTTTTTATCCAGAAACGGTTATCAACTTCCTTGCTTTATTAGGATGGAATGATGGAACTGACCAAGAGATTTTTTCTTTAGCTGAATTAGTTGAGAAATTCGACTTAAATAGAGTTCATAAAGCAGGAGCAAAATTTGATCCTGAAAAGAATAAATGGTTTAACCAACACTATTTAAAATTACAAGAGAATACTGATTTAGCTGATGCTTATTCAGTAATTTTGACTGAAAAAGGAATTCAGGCTGAGAAAGAATATGTAACTAAAGTAGTTTCTATGATTAAAGAGCGTGCTATTTTTGTTACTGATTTTTATGAGTTAAGTGATTTCTTCTTCGTTGCTCCAACAGAATACGATGCTAAAGCATTGAAAAACTGGAAAGAAGATACTTCATCAATAATGATGAATGTAGCAGAAGTAATAGAAGGAATTAATGATTTTGATGCCAAGTCAATCGAAACAGAAGTTAAAGATTGGATTACAAAGCAAGAAATTGGAATGGGGAAAGTTATGCAACCATTGCGATTGAGTCTTGTAGGGGCTGTTAAAGGACCGGATCTTTTTGAAATTATTGAAATGATTGGTAAAGCAGAGACTATCAAACGAATTCAAACAGCAGTACAGAAAAATGCTTAA
- a CDS encoding phage holin family protein, translated as MAFEEIKDNIDDIKVDSEEFLRSSMNYYRLWGFKVTAKAGSIFMTLLLVGLFIMIAVLFFSLSAAFAIGECLDSRPIGFLIVGVVYLLITLLAYLFRKQLVEKPLIKKLSEIIFND; from the coding sequence ATGGCATTCGAGGAAATAAAAGATAATATAGATGATATAAAAGTTGATTCTGAAGAGTTTTTACGCTCAAGTATGAACTATTATCGCCTATGGGGATTTAAGGTAACTGCAAAAGCAGGGAGCATTTTTATGACCTTACTTTTAGTAGGCCTATTTATAATGATCGCAGTATTATTCTTCTCCTTGTCTGCTGCTTTTGCTATTGGGGAATGCTTAGATAGCAGACCAATTGGTTTTTTAATTGTTGGAGTAGTGTACTTATTAATTACATTGCTTGCCTATTTATTTAGAAAACAATTGGTAGAAAAACCTCTAATTAAAAAATTGTCGGAAATAATATTTAACGATTAA
- a CDS encoding YtxH domain-containing protein, with the protein MSDRLGNTVVALLAGAVVGAGLGILFAPAEGKKTRKKIKKTFDDSKDDLNDKIDELKKQVRDTVSKKKHDLEEGLEGFMSTTGKKRDEVISTLEKKLAELKTQANEAVENAKK; encoded by the coding sequence ATGTCAGATCGTTTAGGTAATACAGTAGTAGCGCTACTTGCAGGTGCAGTAGTAGGAGCAGGTTTAGGAATTTTATTCGCTCCAGCAGAAGGAAAAAAAACACGTAAAAAAATCAAAAAAACATTTGATGATTCTAAAGACGATTTAAATGATAAAATTGATGAATTAAAAAAACAAGTTCGCGATACAGTTTCTAAGAAAAAACATGATCTTGAAGAAGGATTAGAAGGCTTTATGTCGACTACAGGAAAGAAAAGAGACGAAGTTATTTCAACTTTAGAAAAGAAGTTAGCTGAATTGAAAACACAAGCTAATGAAGCTGTAGAAAACGCAAAAAAATAA
- a CDS encoding DUF6327 family protein codes for MRKAYTSFEEINQDLRILRVKRNLHYQKVFQSVDNIKDELTPDRLVRNTFGSVASYIKSSGNIQAFLITAALKFFFNRKRK; via the coding sequence ATGAGAAAAGCATATACTTCTTTTGAGGAAATAAATCAAGACTTACGCATTTTGCGTGTCAAGAGAAATTTACATTACCAAAAGGTGTTTCAATCTGTTGACAATATTAAAGATGAATTAACTCCGGATAGATTAGTTAGAAATACTTTTGGTTCTGTAGCAAGCTATATTAAAAGTTCTGGAAATATTCAAGCTTTCCTTATTACTGCAGCATTAAAATTCTTTTTCAACAGAAAGAGAAAATAA
- a CDS encoding glutamine--tRNA ligase/YqeY domain fusion protein encodes MSTKEKSLNFIEQIIEEDLKNGLPTEKLHFRFPPEPNGYLHIGHASSICLNFGLGLKYNAPVNLRFDDTNPSKEEQEFVDAIKHDVEWLGFEWANEVYASDYFQQLYDWTIQMIKDGKAYVDSQTSEVMAQQKGTPTTAGVDSPYRNRSVEENLDLFERMKNGEFEEGEHILRAKIDMAHKNMLMRDPIMYRIIKKSHHRTQNDWCIYPMYDWAHGESDYIESISHSFCTLEFLPHRELYDWFLDQVVVPENIRPKQREFARRNLSHTVVSKRKLARLVAEGHVTGWDDPRMSTISGLRRRGYTPISIRNYADTIGIAKRDNLIDVSLLEFCVREDLNKIAPRVMAVLDPVKLVITNYTEGQEEWLEAENNPEEEVMTYRKVPFSREIYIEREDFKEEANSKFFRLTLGKEVRLKNAYIIKGESVVKDEEGNILEIHATYDPESRSGSGTEASKRKVKGTIHWVSVPHAIEAEVRIYDRLFTDENPDGNKDVDFLDFVNPNSLEIVKGYLEPSLSTAKDGDKFQFQRLGYFCVDKESKENALVFNKTVGLRDTWNKIEQK; translated from the coding sequence TACACATTGGACACGCGAGTTCTATTTGTTTAAACTTTGGATTAGGGTTAAAGTACAATGCGCCAGTAAACTTGCGTTTTGACGATACTAACCCTTCAAAAGAAGAACAGGAATTTGTTGACGCAATCAAACATGACGTAGAATGGCTTGGATTTGAATGGGCAAATGAAGTATATGCATCAGATTATTTCCAACAGTTATATGATTGGACTATACAAATGATTAAGGACGGAAAAGCCTATGTTGATAGCCAAACTTCTGAAGTAATGGCGCAACAAAAAGGTACTCCAACTACAGCAGGTGTAGATAGTCCATATAGAAATCGTTCTGTAGAAGAAAACCTTGATTTATTCGAAAGAATGAAAAATGGTGAATTCGAAGAAGGAGAGCACATTTTAAGAGCTAAAATTGATATGGCTCATAAAAATATGTTGATGCGTGATCCTATTATGTATAGAATCATCAAGAAATCACATCACCGTACTCAAAATGATTGGTGTATTTATCCAATGTATGACTGGGCACACGGAGAGAGTGACTACATTGAAAGTATCTCACATTCTTTCTGTACGTTAGAATTCTTGCCTCATAGAGAGCTTTACGACTGGTTCTTAGATCAAGTAGTAGTTCCTGAGAATATTAGACCTAAACAGAGAGAATTTGCTCGTAGAAACTTATCGCACACGGTAGTTAGTAAACGTAAATTAGCAAGACTTGTAGCAGAAGGACACGTAACAGGATGGGATGATCCACGTATGTCAACAATTTCTGGATTGAGAAGAAGAGGTTATACTCCTATTTCAATTAGAAATTATGCTGATACAATCGGAATTGCTAAGCGTGATAACTTAATCGATGTTTCTTTATTAGAATTCTGTGTTAGAGAAGATTTGAATAAAATTGCACCACGTGTAATGGCTGTTCTTGATCCTGTTAAATTAGTAATTACTAACTATACTGAAGGACAAGAAGAATGGTTAGAAGCTGAAAATAACCCAGAAGAGGAAGTGATGACTTATAGAAAAGTTCCTTTCTCAAGAGAAATTTACATCGAAAGAGAAGATTTCAAAGAAGAAGCAAATAGCAAATTCTTTAGATTAACTCTTGGTAAGGAAGTTCGCTTGAAAAATGCTTATATCATCAAAGGAGAAAGTGTAGTGAAAGACGAAGAAGGAAACATCTTAGAAATTCATGCAACATACGATCCAGAGAGTAGAAGTGGAAGTGGAACAGAAGCAAGTAAAAGAAAAGTAAAAGGAACTATTCACTGGGTATCTGTACCACATGCAATAGAAGCAGAGGTTAGAATCTATGATCGTTTATTTACGGATGAAAATCCTGATGGGAATAAAGATGTAGATTTCTTAGACTTTGTAAATCCAAATTCTTTAGAAATAGTAAAAGGTTATTTAGAGCCAAGCTTAAGCACAGCGAAAGATGGTGATAAATTCCAATTCCAAAGACTTGGTTATTTCTGTGTAGATAAAGAAAGTAAAGAAAATGCCTTAGTTTTCAATAAAACAGTAGGTTTGAGAGATACTTGGAACAAGATAGAACAGAAGTAA
- a CDS encoding SPFH domain-containing protein — translation MTPTLIIVVVAVAILFLGFFTVKQQSAVIIERFGKFNSIRHSGLQLKIPLVDRISGVVNLRIQQLDVLIETKTKDNVFVKLKVSVQFKVIPDRVYDAFYKLEYPHDQITSYVFDVVRAEVPKLILDDVFERKDNIAVAVKAELNEAMTTYGYDIINTLITDIDPDIQVKNAMNRINAADREKVAAEYEAEASRIRIVAKAKAEAESKRLQGQGIADQRREIAQGLVESVDILNKVGINSQEASALIVVTQHYDTLQSVGSDSKSNLILLPNAPTVATDMLNTMVASFAASSKINEMTGSNVKTSDLSNKNYESKDLSNEMDYDEID, via the coding sequence ATGACTCCAACTTTAATTATTGTTGTTGTAGCTGTTGCTATTTTGTTTTTAGGTTTCTTTACCGTAAAACAGCAATCAGCTGTGATTATTGAGCGTTTTGGTAAATTTAATAGCATTAGACATTCAGGACTACAATTAAAAATTCCTTTAGTAGATAGAATTTCTGGTGTTGTTAATTTAAGAATACAACAGTTAGATGTATTAATTGAAACTAAGACAAAAGATAACGTGTTTGTCAAATTAAAGGTTTCTGTACAATTTAAAGTAATTCCTGATCGAGTATATGATGCTTTTTATAAGCTTGAATACCCACATGATCAAATTACATCTTATGTTTTTGACGTTGTTCGTGCAGAAGTTCCTAAATTAATTTTAGATGACGTTTTTGAAAGAAAAGACAATATTGCGGTCGCAGTTAAAGCTGAATTAAATGAAGCTATGACAACGTACGGATATGATATTATTAATACTTTAATAACTGATATTGATCCAGATATTCAAGTTAAAAATGCAATGAACCGTATTAATGCTGCAGATAGAGAAAAAGTTGCTGCAGAATATGAAGCAGAAGCGAGTAGAATTAGAATTGTAGCAAAAGCGAAAGCGGAAGCAGAATCTAAACGACTACAAGGTCAAGGTATTGCTGATCAAAGAAGAGAGATTGCTCAAGGACTTGTTGAAAGTGTTGATATTTTAAACAAAGTTGGTATCAATTCACAAGAAGCTTCAGCACTTATTGTAGTAACTCAACACTATGATACTCTACAATCAGTAGGTTCAGATTCTAAATCGAATTTAATCTTACTACCGAATGCTCCAACAGTTGCAACAGATATGCTTAATACTATGGTTGCTTCTTTTGCTGCAAGCAGTAAAATAAATGAAATGACAGGCTCAAACGTAAAAACAAGCGATTTAAGCAATAAAAATTACGAATCAAAGGATTTGTCTAATGAAATGGATTACGATGAAATAGACTAA